Proteins found in one Acidobacteriota bacterium genomic segment:
- a CDS encoding family 16 glycoside hydrolase, producing the protein MIHSERRRIQVVVLSIFLAVCLLPVLEAAKDIAGRVDTFLARYPASSISERDLLSREILDLGPKALDNVISRLQEPFIGPAVAAEYALSGLAHTVTRPGAEKERRAFIQALHRALRKPGPVEVRSFLISQIRLAGGVESVKILASFLADDRLRDPAVRALVSIGGSRAETALLRAVEKAPGAARIDLLNGLAEMPVRNAEKQLLALAANPDPEIRSAARHALAASGDPRALDVIGRVSLTAPASERDFAPSLYLRYAERLAENGRRELSLKIARKILTAYTTPRESRVRCTALSLVASILGDAVLPDLLEAAKDPDPQFRGQALRLAADIRGEEATQAWISLMKESSAEIRAGIIAMLGERGDLIAFPPVLKALGSDHSEERRAAAMASVRLGGPGTVQHLFPLLETADVEEAEDIAEALLQAPADFIVPLVVRNYEESSPAGRAVLLNILAARRAHDHIEFVIEKIRDENPDIKRAALAALETMAAPRDLPRLLDLLLNASEAAETVSLQNAVVAAATGLEDPESRVEPILQFLNRSTDREKIVFLRPLGRLGGRAALDAVAAATGSGDIRLRSAAVSVLGQWTDASPVDILKEIVLSSGDRRVRIPALEGCVRLVNRSRWSATDRFAALKTLYDFLEKEEDGKIVVRALGSVRSPEAFRQLTEALENPVLARETVHSLFRAIDGATPDEWWLRTHETVAAVKKARNLCVEPEDRAQAARLLEEVLAAMGYRPLFNGHDLSGWRGLAADPPVAAKMSASELKAAAGKAEEDMRNHWSVSNGILVFDGKGRNLSTERNFGDFDLLVDWKIAPGGDSGIYLRGTPQVQIWDAAANPEGSGGLYNNQRGPSKPLKPADNPVGEWNAFRIVMIGERVWVFLNDEPVVDGVLMENYWDAKKPIASFGPIELQAHGNPLWFRDIYIREIPRDRIGTVALPHAGELAEGFTAMFNGRDLTGWTGDLKGYAAENGKIVVRPEQGTGNLYTAREYADFVLRFEFKLTPTANNGLGVRTPLQGDAAYAGMEIQILDDGSPVYRNLRPYQYHGSVYGIIPAARGALRPAGEWNTQEVVMNGRRVTVILNGRIIVDADLDEATAGGPMDGRPHPGLRNLRGHIGFLGHGSRVEFRNIRIKPLSGMDPRP; encoded by the coding sequence ATGATTCACAGCGAACGCCGGCGGATCCAAGTTGTCGTGCTATCCATCTTTCTTGCCGTCTGTCTCCTGCCCGTTCTCGAAGCCGCAAAAGACATCGCCGGCCGCGTCGACACCTTCCTGGCCCGATACCCGGCTTCCTCCATCAGCGAACGGGACCTGTTGAGCCGGGAGATTCTGGATCTCGGCCCCAAAGCCCTTGACAATGTCATTTCACGCCTGCAGGAGCCTTTCATCGGGCCGGCCGTCGCCGCCGAATACGCGCTCAGCGGGCTTGCTCACACGGTGACACGGCCCGGAGCCGAGAAGGAGAGACGGGCTTTCATCCAGGCTCTTCACCGGGCTCTTCGGAAACCCGGTCCGGTCGAAGTCCGGAGTTTCCTCATCTCCCAGATCCGGCTCGCGGGCGGAGTCGAAAGCGTCAAGATTCTGGCTTCTTTTCTGGCGGACGACAGGCTTCGAGACCCCGCCGTCCGGGCCCTGGTCTCCATCGGAGGTTCTCGTGCCGAAACCGCCCTCCTTCGGGCCGTCGAAAAGGCGCCTGGGGCCGCCCGCATCGATTTGCTCAACGGACTGGCCGAGATGCCCGTCCGGAACGCCGAAAAGCAGCTCCTGGCCCTGGCTGCGAATCCGGATCCTGAAATCCGAAGTGCGGCCCGGCACGCTCTCGCCGCCTCCGGTGATCCCCGGGCGCTTGATGTCATCGGCCGGGTGAGCCTGACCGCTCCGGCTTCGGAAAGGGATTTCGCTCCTTCTCTCTATCTCCGGTATGCGGAACGGCTGGCCGAAAACGGCCGGCGCGAACTCAGTCTGAAAATCGCCCGCAAGATTCTCACCGCTTACACAACACCGAGGGAAAGCCGCGTCCGCTGCACCGCTCTGAGTCTTGTCGCCTCGATCCTGGGTGACGCCGTCCTGCCGGACCTGCTCGAAGCCGCGAAGGACCCTGATCCGCAATTTCGCGGACAGGCCCTCAGGCTGGCCGCGGATATCCGTGGCGAAGAGGCGACCCAGGCCTGGATCTCTCTGATGAAAGAGTCCTCCGCGGAAATCCGGGCGGGAATCATCGCCATGCTGGGCGAGCGCGGCGACCTGATCGCCTTCCCTCCCGTCCTCAAAGCCCTGGGAAGCGATCATTCCGAAGAACGCCGGGCCGCCGCCATGGCATCCGTTCGTCTCGGAGGCCCGGGGACCGTCCAGCATCTCTTTCCGCTTCTGGAAACGGCGGATGTCGAAGAGGCTGAAGATATCGCCGAGGCCCTGCTCCAGGCTCCCGCCGATTTTATCGTTCCCCTTGTCGTCCGGAACTACGAAGAGTCCTCCCCCGCGGGCCGGGCCGTTCTTCTCAACATTCTGGCCGCGCGCCGGGCTCATGACCACATCGAATTCGTCATTGAAAAAATCAGGGACGAAAACCCCGACATCAAACGCGCCGCGCTCGCGGCTCTCGAAACCATGGCCGCCCCACGGGATCTGCCCCGCCTTCTCGATCTCCTCCTCAACGCCTCGGAAGCCGCCGAGACGGTCTCGCTTCAAAACGCCGTCGTCGCGGCCGCAACAGGCCTCGAAGACCCCGAAAGCCGCGTCGAGCCGATTCTGCAATTCCTGAATCGTTCGACGGATCGCGAGAAAATCGTTTTTCTGCGCCCCCTGGGCCGCCTGGGCGGAAGAGCGGCCCTCGACGCCGTCGCCGCGGCGACGGGAAGCGGGGATATCCGTCTGCGCAGCGCCGCCGTGAGCGTCCTTGGACAATGGACGGACGCCTCGCCCGTCGACATTCTTAAGGAAATCGTTTTGTCTTCCGGCGACCGGAGGGTGAGAATTCCGGCCCTGGAAGGTTGTGTCCGTCTCGTCAATCGAAGCCGATGGAGCGCAACCGACCGCTTCGCCGCTCTCAAAACCCTTTACGATTTCCTGGAAAAGGAGGAAGACGGAAAAATCGTCGTCCGCGCTCTGGGCTCCGTCCGCTCGCCGGAGGCTTTTCGTCAGTTGACGGAGGCTCTCGAAAATCCGGTTCTGGCCCGGGAGACTGTTCACAGCCTTTTCCGGGCGATCGACGGCGCAACACCGGATGAATGGTGGCTTCGAACCCACGAAACCGTGGCGGCCGTCAAGAAAGCCCGGAATCTTTGCGTCGAACCGGAAGACCGGGCCCAAGCCGCCCGCCTTCTGGAAGAGGTTCTGGCCGCCATGGGATACCGGCCGTTGTTCAACGGACACGATCTTTCGGGCTGGCGCGGCCTGGCCGCCGATCCTCCGGTTGCGGCGAAGATGTCGGCCTCGGAACTCAAGGCGGCCGCAGGCAAGGCCGAAGAGGACATGCGCAACCATTGGAGTGTCTCGAACGGGATTCTGGTCTTCGACGGGAAAGGCCGCAATCTCAGCACGGAAAGGAATTTCGGCGATTTCGATCTTCTTGTCGACTGGAAGATCGCACCCGGGGGAGACAGCGGCATCTATCTCCGCGGGACGCCCCAAGTCCAGATTTGGGACGCCGCGGCGAATCCGGAAGGCAGCGGCGGCCTCTACAACAATCAACGCGGCCCCTCCAAACCCCTCAAACCGGCCGACAATCCGGTGGGGGAATGGAACGCCTTCCGCATCGTCATGATCGGAGAGAGGGTCTGGGTTTTCCTGAATGACGAACCTGTGGTGGACGGCGTCCTCATGGAAAACTATTGGGACGCGAAAAAACCAATCGCCTCATTCGGACCGATCGAGCTCCAGGCCCATGGAAACCCCCTTTGGTTCCGGGATATCTATATCCGCGAGATTCCCAGGGATAGGATCGGAACCGTCGCCCTGCCACACGCCGGAGAACTCGCCGAGGGATTCACGGCGATGTTCAACGGCCGGGATTTGACGGGCTGGACGGGCGACCTCAAGGGCTATGCGGCTGAAAACGGCAAGATCGTCGTCCGCCCCGAACAGGGAACGGGCAACCTTTACACGGCACGGGAGTATGCCGACTTCGTCCTGCGGTTCGAATTCAAATTGACGCCCACGGCCAACAACGGTCTCGGCGTGAGAACGCCCCTCCAGGGCGACGCCGCCTACGCCGGAATGGAAATCCAGATCCTGGACGACGGTTCGCCCGTCTACCGGAACCTCCGCCCTTACCAATATCACGGGTCGGTCTACGGCATCATTCCGGCCGCGAGGGGCGCGCTCAGACCCGCCGGGGAATGGAACACCCAGGAAGTTGTCATGAACGGGCGCCGGGTGACCGTCATCCTCAACGGCCGCATCATCGTGGACGCCGATCTGGATGAAGCGACGGCGGGCGGCCCCATGGACGGCCGGCCTCACCCCGGTCTCCGGAATCTCCGGGGCCATATCGGTTTCCTGGGTCACGGCTCCCGCGTGGAGTTCCGCAACATCCGCATCAAACCGCTTTCCGGAATGGATCCCCGCCCATGA
- a CDS encoding Gfo/Idh/MocA family oxidoreductase, whose amino-acid sequence MARSGTMSRRRFLGGAAAAAASLTILPRRILGGPGFIPPSDRLTKAIIGVGGMGRGHIAYKGAELLAVCDVDERHLRLALELSGPGVKGYRDFREILERPDIDIVHIATPPHWHGLMAVAAAEAGKDIWCEKPMTRTIAEGRDIVRAVERNGRIFRVNTWFRFEDVFYGFRTTVRPIRKLVLSGMLGWPLKATINAATGFDWKFYWSGRTGLASQPVPPELDYDMWLGPAPWKPYHAHRVHGTFRGYWDYDGGGLGDMGMHYLDPVQYLLDKDETSPVSVEVDAPQQHPDACGSWRRIELRYADGCTIVLDGENSEIQAPFLEGPNGRLYSGFRSNIPHLAKRVAELPDPEPMETDFSRCVRTRRKFALNESNAHRSCTLVNMAKIAVQLGRSLRFDPDTETFIGDREADRLVRQPMRAPWRI is encoded by the coding sequence ATGGCACGTTCCGGAACAATGAGCCGCCGCCGGTTTCTCGGCGGCGCCGCGGCCGCCGCGGCCTCCCTGACCATTCTTCCCCGCCGGATTCTCGGCGGCCCGGGCTTTATCCCACCCAGTGACCGCCTGACCAAGGCCATCATCGGCGTCGGCGGCATGGGACGCGGGCATATCGCCTACAAAGGGGCCGAGCTTCTCGCCGTCTGCGATGTCGATGAGCGTCATCTGCGCCTGGCTCTTGAACTGTCCGGCCCCGGCGTCAAGGGCTATCGGGATTTCCGCGAAATCCTCGAACGGCCGGACATCGACATCGTCCATATCGCCACTCCGCCTCACTGGCACGGTCTGATGGCCGTGGCCGCCGCGGAGGCCGGAAAAGACATCTGGTGCGAAAAGCCGATGACCCGGACCATCGCGGAAGGCCGTGATATCGTCCGGGCCGTCGAACGCAACGGCAGGATATTCCGGGTCAACACCTGGTTCCGGTTCGAGGACGTCTTCTACGGATTCAGAACGACGGTCCGCCCCATCCGCAAACTCGTCCTGAGCGGAATGCTGGGCTGGCCCCTCAAGGCCACGATCAATGCCGCCACGGGATTCGACTGGAAGTTTTACTGGAGCGGACGGACAGGACTCGCGTCTCAACCCGTCCCTCCCGAACTCGATTACGACATGTGGCTCGGGCCGGCGCCGTGGAAGCCTTACCACGCCCACCGGGTTCACGGCACGTTCCGGGGATACTGGGATTATGACGGCGGAGGTCTCGGAGACATGGGCATGCACTATCTCGATCCCGTCCAATATCTTCTGGATAAGGACGAGACGAGTCCCGTATCCGTCGAAGTCGACGCCCCCCAGCAGCACCCTGACGCCTGCGGATCCTGGCGCCGAATCGAGTTGCGCTATGCCGACGGCTGCACCATCGTGCTGGACGGCGAAAACAGCGAAATCCAAGCGCCTTTTCTCGAAGGCCCGAATGGACGTCTCTATTCAGGTTTTCGATCCAACATCCCCCATCTGGCCAAACGGGTCGCCGAGCTGCCCGATCCCGAGCCGATGGAAACCGACTTCTCCCGCTGTGTCAGAACCCGGCGCAAGTTCGCCCTCAACGAGTCCAACGCCCATCGCTCCTGCACGCTGGTCAATATGGCCAAAATCGCCGTCCAGCTCGGACGGTCCCTGCGCTTCGACCCGGACACGGAGACGTTCATCGGAGACCGGGAAGCCGACCGCCTGGTCCGCCAGCCCATGCGGGCGCCCTGGCGGATATAA
- a CDS encoding GWxTD domain-containing protein, whose translation MWKSICVKLAVVLYVTAAAASCGIGLMPSQDAWYARHYWIMQDFEREIYREIPKAARPEFQALFWEFRTHEAKKTFDERLTAVTAAFKNENYRQPWNTDRARVYLLNGRPAGVETRQTDDWSMRSASIAGGGGDFSVNDRTNEDIQAVTAEIWTYPYGHHIVQYAFTFVRPNEWRMSPAIFGDNRYVGELETRNKETVFGITDMLRYRQRLQTLGKTP comes from the coding sequence ATGTGGAAATCCATCTGCGTCAAGCTCGCCGTCGTTCTCTATGTCACGGCCGCGGCCGCATCCTGCGGGATCGGTCTGATGCCGTCCCAGGATGCCTGGTATGCCCGGCATTACTGGATCATGCAGGATTTCGAACGCGAAATCTACAGGGAGATCCCGAAAGCCGCCCGCCCGGAGTTCCAGGCTCTCTTCTGGGAGTTCCGGACTCATGAGGCAAAAAAGACTTTCGACGAGCGGCTCACCGCCGTGACCGCGGCCTTCAAGAATGAGAATTACCGCCAGCCCTGGAACACCGACCGGGCCCGTGTCTATCTTCTGAACGGGCGCCCGGCCGGCGTCGAAACCCGGCAGACCGATGACTGGTCGATGCGTTCGGCCTCCATTGCGGGCGGCGGCGGCGATTTCAGCGTGAACGATCGGACGAATGAAGACATCCAGGCGGTGACGGCGGAGATCTGGACTTATCCCTACGGACACCATATCGTCCAGTACGCTTTCACCTTTGTGAGGCCCAACGAATGGCGCATGTCTCCGGCGATTTTTGGAGACAATCGTTACGTCGGCGAACTGGAAACCCGCAACAAGGAAACCGTCTTCGGCATCACGGACATGCTCCGGTACCGGCAGCGGCTCCAGACACTCGGCAAGACGCCGTAA